A single window of Thermococcus sp. DNA harbors:
- a CDS encoding ribonuclease Z has protein sequence MLEVVFLGTGGIMPTRERNVPAIALRYKGEVILFDAGEGTMRQMNAAKLSPMRVEKIFITHFHGDHYLGLAALIQTMNLWDREKPLHIYGPKYTFEFVQHFLNSGFFRPGFDIHVHELGETRLKFGDYEIWSFKVEHGIPALGYVFREKDRRGKFLPEKLREYGLSEGPILGRLEREGQIEWNGRVIHLEDVTGPRRRGLKVVYTGDTEPCERVRLFAERADLLIHEATYLNPAHRGDSYHSTVEEACEVAKKAKVKLLALFHRAFRYTYDEYLNEASRICRDFGVDFIVPRDFDILTFKSGEFSVRNLLEERR, from the coding sequence ATGCTGGAAGTGGTCTTCCTCGGCACAGGCGGCATAATGCCAACCCGGGAACGGAACGTGCCTGCGATAGCCCTTCGGTACAAGGGGGAGGTAATTCTCTTCGATGCCGGAGAGGGCACGATGAGACAGATGAACGCGGCAAAGCTGAGCCCCATGAGGGTCGAGAAAATCTTCATAACCCACTTCCACGGCGACCACTACCTTGGGCTGGCCGCCCTCATACAGACGATGAACCTGTGGGACAGGGAAAAACCCCTCCACATTTACGGCCCCAAATACACCTTTGAGTTCGTCCAGCACTTCCTCAACAGCGGCTTTTTCCGGCCGGGCTTCGATATACACGTCCATGAGCTCGGTGAGACGAGGCTGAAGTTCGGGGACTATGAAATCTGGAGCTTCAAGGTCGAACACGGGATTCCGGCTCTGGGCTACGTCTTTAGGGAAAAAGACCGGCGCGGAAAGTTCCTGCCCGAGAAGTTAAGGGAGTACGGCCTGAGTGAGGGCCCGATACTCGGAAGGCTTGAGCGGGAGGGTCAAATCGAGTGGAACGGCCGGGTAATCCACCTTGAGGACGTCACCGGGCCGAGGCGGAGGGGGCTGAAGGTGGTTTACACTGGGGACACAGAACCCTGCGAGAGGGTCAGGCTCTTCGCCGAGAGGGCAGACCTGCTGATCCACGAGGCGACCTACCTGAACCCCGCCCACAGGGGCGATAGCTATCACTCGACGGTGGAGGAGGCTTGTGAGGTCGCTAAAAAGGCCAAGGTCAAGCTCCTTGCCCTCTTTCACAGGGCCTTCCGCTACACCTACGACGAATACCTGAACGAGGCCTCGCGGATATGCCGGGATTTTGGGGTGGATTTCATAGTTCCGAGGGATTTCGACATTCTGACGTTTAAATCCGGTGAATTCAGCGTGAGAAACCTTCTGGAGGAGAGGAGATGA
- the mpgS gene encoding mannosyl-3-phosphoglycerate synthase, giving the protein MLLEAPVYKELFGAVEIYEVQKVIKLDTQTRDVGSFTVTNVPREDIYGILEDMAIVVPMKNEKLQLVDGVLKAIPHQCPIIIVSNSRREGPNLFKQEVDLVKHFYNLTRSRIVMVHQKDSGIAAAFREAGYTDVLDENGAVRSGKGEGMLIGILIAKAIGAKYVGFVDADNYIPGSVNEYVKDYAAGFLMSESEYAMVRLSWRHKPKVSTRGLYFKKWGRVSEITNRYMNALFGVATNFETNIIVTGNAGEHAMTLKLAEIMPFSTGYSIEPFELVHLFETFGRWGSDPHTDVYDQGVEVFQIETLNPHLHEDKGKEHVRDMILSSLGAIYHSKLATESLRRRILQELRLHGLIGENEEPPKPRIMPPIENINPNQWMKTLEDNAETLLRFEV; this is encoded by the coding sequence TTGCTTTTGGAGGCTCCGGTTTACAAGGAGCTGTTTGGAGCAGTTGAGATTTACGAGGTTCAGAAGGTCATCAAGCTGGACACTCAGACGCGAGACGTGGGGAGCTTTACCGTCACCAATGTGCCCAGGGAGGACATCTACGGCATACTTGAGGACATGGCCATAGTAGTCCCGATGAAAAACGAGAAGCTCCAGTTAGTCGACGGGGTTCTGAAGGCGATACCCCACCAGTGCCCGATAATAATAGTCTCCAACAGCAGGAGGGAGGGGCCCAACCTCTTCAAGCAGGAGGTTGACCTGGTCAAGCACTTCTACAACCTGACCCGGTCGCGGATAGTAATGGTCCATCAGAAGGACAGCGGCATTGCCGCAGCATTCAGAGAGGCGGGATACACCGACGTGCTCGATGAAAACGGTGCCGTGAGAAGCGGCAAGGGGGAGGGGATGCTCATTGGAATACTCATCGCCAAGGCAATTGGAGCCAAATACGTGGGCTTTGTTGACGCGGACAACTACATCCCCGGCTCGGTCAACGAGTACGTGAAGGACTACGCGGCTGGCTTTCTGATGAGCGAGAGTGAGTATGCGATGGTTCGCCTGAGCTGGAGGCATAAGCCAAAGGTCAGCACCAGAGGGCTCTACTTCAAGAAGTGGGGGCGTGTGAGCGAGATAACCAACCGCTATATGAACGCCCTCTTCGGCGTGGCGACCAACTTTGAGACCAACATCATAGTCACGGGGAACGCTGGGGAGCATGCGATGACCCTGAAACTGGCTGAGATTATGCCGTTTTCGACCGGATACTCGATAGAACCCTTCGAACTGGTGCACCTCTTTGAGACCTTCGGCAGGTGGGGCAGCGACCCCCACACGGACGTCTATGACCAGGGGGTTGAGGTCTTCCAGATAGAGACCCTAAACCCACACCTCCATGAAGACAAGGGGAAGGAGCACGTCAGGGACATGATTCTAAGCTCCCTTGGAGCAATCTATCACTCCAAACTTGCCACAGAGAGCCTCAGGCGGAGAATCCTCCAGGAACTGCGTCTCCACGGCCTCATCGGCGAGAATGAGGAACCGCCGAAGCCGAGGATCATGCCCCCCATCGAGAACATAAACCCGAACCAGTGGATGAAGACCCTCGAAGACAACGCCGAAACGCTCCTGCGCTTTGAGGTGTGA
- a CDS encoding ADP-specific glucokinase, producing MSWDALYSSAFDKVRGNIGKVGGVLLAYNTNIDAVKYLDSKDLERRVRNVGEDEVLRYSDELPEKITSLEHLFGGILWSVRRGKAAELFVESCSVRFYMKRWGWDELRMGGQVGIMANLLGGVYNVPVIAHVPQLSRLQAELFKDGPIYVPKVENGKLRLVHPRDFAGDEENCIHYIYEFPRGFRVFDFEAPRENRFIGSADDYNPNVYIRPEFHEHFEEIASESELAVISGLQALTGENYREPVETLRGHLEILNDKDIPVHLEFAFTTDRTVREALVDLLGKFWSVGFNEVELASIMEVVGEDEIARKLLTHDPVDPVAVTEAMLKLAEKTGVRRIHFHTYGYYLALTAYKGEFIRDALLFAALAAAAKAKLGDVHSIDDVVKAMEVPVNERAKAVEAALEERYGMEKGIADVDGYQLSFVPTKIVERPKSTVGIGDTISSSAFVGEFALRP from the coding sequence ATGTCATGGGACGCTCTTTACTCATCGGCCTTTGATAAAGTCCGCGGGAACATCGGGAAGGTCGGAGGGGTTCTTCTCGCCTACAACACGAACATCGACGCGGTAAAGTACCTTGACTCCAAGGACCTGGAGCGACGGGTGCGGAATGTGGGGGAGGATGAAGTTCTGAGGTACTCGGACGAACTCCCGGAGAAAATAACCTCCCTTGAGCATCTCTTCGGCGGAATTCTCTGGAGCGTTCGCCGGGGCAAGGCCGCAGAGCTCTTCGTGGAGAGCTGCAGCGTCAGGTTCTACATGAAGCGGTGGGGATGGGACGAGCTGAGGATGGGCGGCCAGGTGGGGATAATGGCCAACCTCCTCGGCGGCGTTTACAACGTTCCGGTCATAGCCCACGTCCCCCAGCTTTCGAGGCTCCAGGCGGAGCTCTTTAAAGACGGCCCTATCTACGTCCCTAAGGTCGAGAACGGAAAGCTCAGGCTTGTCCATCCGAGGGACTTCGCTGGGGACGAGGAGAACTGCATCCACTACATCTACGAGTTCCCGCGTGGGTTCAGGGTTTTCGACTTCGAGGCGCCGAGGGAGAACCGCTTCATAGGCTCTGCCGACGACTACAACCCGAACGTTTACATAAGGCCGGAGTTCCATGAGCACTTTGAGGAGATAGCCTCCGAGTCCGAGCTGGCCGTAATAAGCGGCCTGCAGGCACTCACGGGGGAGAACTACCGTGAGCCCGTTGAGACTCTCAGGGGACACCTTGAAATCCTCAATGATAAGGACATCCCCGTCCACCTTGAATTTGCCTTTACCACCGACAGAACCGTCAGGGAAGCCCTCGTTGATCTTCTCGGGAAGTTCTGGAGCGTCGGCTTTAACGAGGTCGAGCTTGCATCGATAATGGAAGTTGTTGGCGAAGACGAGATAGCCAGGAAGCTCCTTACCCACGACCCGGTTGATCCAGTTGCGGTTACCGAGGCGATGCTCAAACTTGCCGAAAAAACCGGCGTCAGGAGGATACACTTCCACACCTACGGATACTACCTGGCTCTCACGGCTTATAAAGGCGAGTTCATCAGAGACGCGCTGCTCTTTGCGGCTTTGGCAGCTGCAGCCAAGGCAAAGCTTGGTGACGTCCATTCCATAGATGACGTGGTCAAGGCCATGGAGGTCCCTGTGAACGAGAGGGCAAAAGCCGTGGAGGCGGCTCTTGAGGAAAGGTACGGTATGGAGAAGGGAATCGCTGACGTAGATGGCTACCAGCTTTCATTCGTTCCAACGAAGATAGTGGAAAGGCCAAAGTCCACCGTTGGAATAGGCGATACCATCTCAAGCTCCGCCTTTGTCGGCGAGTTTGCACTGCGTCCGTAG
- the pgiA gene encoding glucose-6-phosphate isomerase, whose translation MEYKNPLGVNIDLETGVIPGAKKLVRRLSDLKGYFLDEEAYSELLKENPVVYEVYAVEQEEKDGDLNFATTVLHPGRVGKEFFFTKGHYHSKADRAEIYYGIKGRGGMLLQTPEGKAEWIEMGPGTVVYVPPYWAHRTVNTGDEPFIFLAIYPADAGHDYGSIAEKGFSKLVVEENGEVKVVDNPRWNK comes from the coding sequence ATGGAGTACAAGAATCCGCTTGGTGTTAATATTGACCTCGAAACCGGAGTTATTCCCGGTGCCAAAAAGCTCGTCAGAAGGCTGAGCGACTTGAAGGGCTACTTCCTCGATGAAGAGGCATACAGCGAGCTCCTCAAGGAAAACCCGGTCGTCTATGAGGTTTATGCAGTAGAGCAAGAAGAGAAGGACGGTGACCTCAACTTCGCAACCACCGTCCTCCACCCGGGCAGGGTTGGTAAGGAGTTCTTCTTCACCAAGGGACACTACCACTCCAAGGCGGACAGGGCGGAGATATACTACGGCATCAAGGGAAGGGGAGGGATGCTCCTCCAGACGCCCGAAGGGAAGGCCGAGTGGATAGAGATGGGCCCGGGGACGGTAGTCTATGTTCCACCATACTGGGCGCACAGAACCGTCAATACGGGCGATGAGCCGTTCATCTTCCTGGCGATTTATCCTGCCGACGCGGGCCATGACTACGGGAGCATAGCCGAGAAGGGCTTCTCCAAGCTGGTCGTTGAGGAGAACGGCGAAGTCAAGGTTGTGGACAACCCGCGCTGGAATAAGTGA
- a CDS encoding ABC transporter ATP-binding protein: MSAVKVTDLHFTYNGSEVLRGINLEVDEGEFVAILGPNGAGKSTLLKCIAGILECDAVEILGRPIREYSRNELAKVLAYVPQRYEPGFMTVFDTVLLGRRPYMGLRPSKGDVETVRRVMRIMGIGHLALKTTNALSGGELQKVSIARALAQEPRILLLDEPTNNLDLKSQLEVMEIARHFSEEGGTSIVVMHDVNLALRFARRFIFMSNGGIVADGGRGILEPGLFEEVYGVRVRIEEIGGIPMVVPLSHLGLSEELKKV; this comes from the coding sequence ATGAGTGCCGTAAAGGTCACGGACCTTCACTTCACCTACAACGGTTCGGAGGTTCTGAGGGGAATCAACCTTGAAGTTGATGAAGGTGAATTTGTGGCCATACTCGGCCCTAACGGTGCAGGTAAGAGCACGCTCCTCAAATGTATCGCGGGCATATTGGAATGTGACGCCGTGGAGATTCTTGGGCGGCCCATACGTGAATACTCCCGAAATGAACTGGCAAAGGTTCTCGCCTACGTGCCGCAGAGATACGAACCGGGTTTTATGACGGTGTTTGACACCGTTCTTCTTGGCAGGAGGCCTTACATGGGGCTGAGACCATCGAAGGGCGACGTTGAGACGGTACGGAGGGTGATGAGGATTATGGGTATCGGGCATCTCGCCCTGAAGACCACCAACGCGCTGAGCGGTGGGGAGCTCCAGAAGGTCAGCATAGCCAGGGCCTTGGCACAGGAACCAAGGATACTCCTTCTCGATGAACCAACCAACAACCTCGACCTTAAGAGCCAGCTGGAGGTCATGGAAATAGCGAGACACTTCTCCGAGGAGGGAGGGACGTCAATAGTGGTTATGCACGACGTTAACCTTGCCCTTCGATTTGCCCGAAGGTTTATCTTCATGAGTAATGGAGGCATTGTGGCAGACGGCGGAAGGGGAATACTGGAACCGGGCCTCTTTGAGGAGGTTTACGGGGTGAGGGTAAGGATAGAAGAGATTGGGGGAATCCCCATGGTGGTTCCCCTCTCACATCTCGGCCTCTCCGAGGAACTCAAGAAGGTCTAG
- a CDS encoding site-2 protease family protein, giving the protein MNYEPWRAVNNPRGAGRSEIEDLLISFLVLTLLFSNFDPHSLPYAAVAVLTAFLFHELAHRQVARHYGYRAYYKRWETGMLLALLVGITTRLLTGTTWIFAALGAVQVYAPYAVDSKEAFGKIALAGPLTNIAAGMVALILLRTAPPFTSLWWVFRTTAAVNLWLAFFNLLPFPPLDGSKVVRWNAGAWAVSIGVAYLLFRLV; this is encoded by the coding sequence ATGAACTACGAACCCTGGCGGGCTGTGAATAATCCCCGGGGTGCAGGAAGGAGTGAGATCGAAGACCTGCTGATTTCTTTTCTAGTCCTCACTCTGCTCTTTTCCAACTTTGACCCTCACTCTCTCCCCTACGCGGCCGTGGCGGTTCTGACGGCTTTTCTCTTCCACGAGCTCGCCCACAGACAGGTGGCGAGGCACTACGGCTACAGGGCCTACTACAAACGCTGGGAGACAGGCATGCTCCTCGCTCTCCTCGTTGGCATAACCACCCGTCTTCTCACCGGGACGACGTGGATATTCGCCGCCCTAGGCGCCGTTCAGGTTTATGCCCCCTACGCCGTCGACTCTAAGGAAGCCTTCGGGAAGATAGCCCTCGCTGGCCCTCTGACCAACATAGCCGCTGGCATGGTCGCCCTGATCCTTTTGAGAACTGCCCCTCCGTTCACCTCCCTCTGGTGGGTTTTTAGGACGACGGCGGCCGTCAACCTGTGGCTGGCGTTCTTCAACCTGCTCCCGTTCCCTCCGCTGGATGGCTCGAAGGTCGTCCGCTGGAACGCCGGAGCCTGGGCCGTGTCCATCGGTGTTGCCTATCTTCTCTTCAGGTTGGTGTAA
- a CDS encoding TraB domain-containing protein, whose product MSYLRYVKLIGTMHVSPKSREEVIRTILTERPHAVAIELDRARFLAMNENRRLTLEESLRFGRKGVINYALAKVEEKLGEEFGMKPGEEMKAAISAAQTLGVPLYLIDEDINLILSKILAAPVREKLLMALEALGLFLPVGGGHTSDPMAEYRVMMVQFRRRYPYLYRVLVEERNEVMARNLISIVENLKLRGVKRPRVIAVVGLGHKPGIEHLLDRAEEGKLLSPYWTAGVV is encoded by the coding sequence ATGAGCTATCTAAGGTACGTCAAGCTTATAGGCACGATGCACGTTTCGCCGAAGAGCAGGGAGGAGGTAATCAGGACGATACTCACTGAAAGACCCCATGCCGTTGCGATAGAACTTGACAGGGCGCGCTTTCTGGCAATGAATGAGAACCGGCGGCTAACTCTGGAGGAATCACTGCGCTTCGGCAGGAAGGGGGTGATAAACTACGCTTTGGCAAAGGTCGAGGAGAAGCTCGGGGAGGAGTTTGGGATGAAGCCGGGGGAGGAAATGAAAGCTGCTATAAGCGCCGCTCAGACCCTCGGCGTCCCCCTCTACCTCATAGACGAGGACATAAACCTCATACTCTCAAAAATCCTCGCCGCACCTGTGAGGGAAAAGCTCCTCATGGCCCTGGAAGCGCTGGGCCTTTTCCTTCCAGTTGGAGGTGGTCATACTTCAGACCCCATGGCCGAGTACAGGGTCATGATGGTTCAGTTCCGGAGGAGGTATCCCTACCTCTACCGCGTCCTGGTGGAGGAGCGCAACGAGGTCATGGCGAGGAATCTCATCTCAATAGTCGAGAACCTCAAGCTCCGGGGGGTTAAGAGGCCGAGGGTCATAGCCGTCGTTGGCCTCGGCCACAAGCCGGGGATAGAGCACCTTCTCGACAGGGCAGAGGAGGGAAAGCTCCTCTCGCCCTACTGGACTGCGGGGGTGGTATGA
- a CDS encoding KH domain-containing protein — MKDRLEKMLNVKILEIEELEDRIVVYVPEDQVRIAVGSGGAAVKAAELVIGKKIEVKGK; from the coding sequence ATGAAGGACAGGCTCGAAAAAATGCTCAACGTCAAGATTCTTGAAATCGAGGAGCTTGAGGACAGGATAGTCGTTTACGTTCCGGAGGATCAGGTGAGAATAGCCGTCGGGAGCGGCGGTGCGGCCGTTAAGGCGGCGGAGCTTGTAATCGGCAAGAAAATTGAAGTGAAGGGCAAGTGA
- a CDS encoding tetratricopeptide repeat protein, translated as MEEILKAIEEKDCKKVATLLYHRVDGLGDEELKEALEKAEKLALECGDFELYKLTVYYFHELLGIDKLGEFEKMAEEKDTFEVKFELADLYYLIGELEKSLDLYRALLEEETEKGNKENIAKIYYAMALIHEELQEYEKAIGLMEKAEEIYRELEDEDEVLKIAIHKAYVLFESGETYEAKAMLAGILPKVLNKSDLLVEIHLSFEEIFEEDENYDAALQECLYALIHARGTDYEDIAFGSLMDVLWQLFLEDDFETVYLHMDMFANALPELADFFEAVKAIALYKDGKIEAEEAGKVIEKVKDPRLLDLLEFLGEAEM; from the coding sequence ATGGAGGAGATTCTGAAGGCAATCGAGGAAAAGGATTGCAAAAAAGTTGCAACCCTCCTGTACCACAGGGTCGACGGGCTGGGCGACGAGGAGCTTAAAGAAGCCCTCGAAAAGGCCGAAAAGCTCGCCCTGGAGTGTGGTGATTTCGAACTGTACAAGCTCACCGTTTACTACTTCCATGAGCTTCTCGGCATAGACAAGCTGGGCGAGTTTGAAAAGATGGCGGAGGAGAAGGACACCTTTGAGGTAAAGTTCGAGCTGGCCGACCTCTATTACCTGATAGGGGAGCTTGAAAAGAGCCTCGACCTCTACAGGGCTCTTCTCGAAGAGGAAACCGAGAAGGGGAACAAGGAGAACATAGCGAAGATCTACTACGCCATGGCGCTCATCCATGAGGAGCTCCAGGAGTACGAGAAGGCCATAGGCCTCATGGAAAAGGCGGAGGAGATATACCGCGAACTTGAAGACGAGGACGAGGTTCTGAAGATAGCTATCCACAAGGCGTACGTTCTCTTTGAATCTGGGGAAACCTACGAGGCAAAGGCCATGCTCGCAGGCATTCTGCCGAAGGTTCTGAACAAGAGCGACCTCCTCGTTGAAATCCACCTCAGCTTTGAGGAAATATTCGAGGAGGACGAGAACTACGACGCGGCACTTCAGGAATGCCTCTACGCCCTGATACATGCGAGGGGTACCGATTACGAGGACATAGCATTCGGCTCGCTCATGGACGTCCTCTGGCAGCTGTTCCTTGAGGACGACTTCGAGACGGTTTACCTGCACATGGACATGTTCGCAAATGCCCTCCCCGAGCTGGCGGACTTCTTTGAGGCCGTGAAGGCGATAGCCCTGTACAAGGATGGGAAGATCGAGGCCGAGGAGGCAGGGAAAGTCATAGAAAAGGTCAAGGATCCACGCCTGCTAGACCTTCTTGAGTTCCTCGGAGAGGCCGAGATGTGA
- a CDS encoding PKD domain-containing protein has translation MPLAAVHAQEVDFLDNQGGTMIPNNEIIIGDRDDYLWSYENESGGVMMQFHTGYEKWDELVACDINGDGKDEIIQGDRSTDKIYAYDMYGNELFKKDVDFEEGDDLACMRTGRTFKLVFADRSEDSITIMDSHWAYTQPLGKAGLEELNDFEYGDSLAAIDADDDGSQEIILADHDENKLHIIDLDFSVHYSPIIYRASLDVSGYFDLTDRDEVSTGDVNFDGREELVIATQDNDNKGAKRGIHVFSIDYRNNAYSLRELSYFPMNFQKGDRMVVGDVNGDGLAEIVWASQSDGRVRVYSMIGDLLNGPNGFKTEFTYGAGLAVGDLNGDSIVVGPPNKATLHVVNQILAVINAPPVDYDAINESGTFYAEYTSKQTQTTTASIRATTDMKMTAELKFMQSAPGLVTYKLGLKTMVGQKLQRETGQSYETAITHKMLADMADGAIYVSTDYDVYEFPIISPPELAVINGKQQYVLVSIPKGPPNVHFQSYDSNLHEIGDINTYPTRITDLKNYDASRVLGVFTIEASNVQSSYEQYMRQLSWEKQANTFSVGVSLSFSGTLGSKVLTGFEGSVQGDYSHEKLTTHEVTFSNETSVLVAYEGRIDEGSKWYNATGVIYTDSEDGHLVLDFYVPSKGSYYEARELSPIFINFGLFRINLNALKALNNPPECSIGATPNSGKMPLEVGFNLNFSDPENGSVRWELDFGDGATLEGNYTELRHVYTGEGTYRLSLTVYDIWNANSTCSATINVEPNERPEALFSYSPAELRAGDEVSFVDSSSDPDGSVVSWSWNFGDGNFSDERNPRHVYSSPGVYTVMLTVEDESGLRGSYYKEITVQPRNYLPTADFTFLPKEPKAGEEVSFADKSYDRDGNIISWSWDFGDGATSGEAEPTHTFSSPGNYTVTLTVRDEEGGEDVRRITITVSEVTPATTTETESSTTTTSTTQSTSSTATETGSPPTTPSSETASQSSTPTSNQPSPTESGGTCGPGIMALVAVLAALFRRR, from the coding sequence ATGCCCCTCGCAGCAGTTCACGCTCAGGAGGTAGACTTCCTCGACAACCAAGGCGGTACGATGATACCCAACAACGAGATCATCATCGGAGACAGGGACGACTACCTGTGGAGCTACGAGAACGAGAGCGGTGGAGTTATGATGCAGTTCCACACCGGCTACGAGAAGTGGGACGAGCTGGTAGCGTGCGACATCAACGGGGACGGGAAGGACGAGATAATCCAGGGAGACAGGAGCACGGACAAGATCTACGCCTACGACATGTACGGGAACGAGCTTTTCAAGAAGGACGTGGACTTTGAGGAAGGGGACGATTTGGCGTGCATGCGGACAGGGAGGACTTTCAAGCTGGTCTTTGCGGACAGGAGCGAGGACAGTATTACCATTATGGATTCACATTGGGCCTACACTCAGCCCCTGGGCAAGGCCGGGCTGGAAGAGCTTAATGACTTCGAGTACGGGGACAGCCTCGCGGCGATTGATGCGGACGATGACGGTAGTCAGGAGATCATACTGGCCGACCACGACGAGAACAAGCTCCACATCATAGACTTGGACTTTTCCGTTCACTACAGCCCCATCATCTACAGGGCCTCCCTCGACGTCAGCGGGTACTTTGACCTCACGGACAGGGACGAGGTAAGTACTGGCGATGTGAACTTCGACGGCAGGGAGGAGCTCGTCATAGCCACGCAGGACAACGACAACAAGGGTGCAAAGAGAGGAATCCACGTATTCAGCATAGACTACAGGAACAACGCCTACTCCCTCAGGGAGCTCAGCTACTTCCCGATGAACTTCCAAAAGGGCGACAGAATGGTCGTCGGCGACGTCAACGGCGACGGTTTAGCTGAGATAGTGTGGGCTTCACAGTCAGACGGAAGGGTCAGGGTCTACAGCATGATAGGTGACCTGCTAAACGGCCCCAACGGCTTCAAGACTGAGTTCACCTACGGGGCGGGCTTAGCGGTCGGCGACCTCAACGGCGACTCAATAGTCGTCGGTCCTCCTAACAAGGCCACCCTCCACGTGGTTAACCAGATTCTGGCGGTTATAAACGCCCCGCCCGTTGACTACGACGCCATAAACGAGAGCGGAACCTTCTACGCGGAGTACACTAGCAAGCAGACCCAGACGACTACAGCTTCAATCAGGGCCACCACCGACATGAAGATGACGGCGGAGCTCAAGTTCATGCAGAGCGCACCGGGGTTAGTCACGTACAAACTCGGCCTGAAGACCATGGTCGGCCAGAAGCTCCAGCGCGAGACCGGCCAGAGCTACGAAACCGCGATAACCCATAAGATGCTCGCCGACATGGCCGATGGGGCGATATACGTGAGCACGGACTACGACGTCTACGAGTTCCCCATAATATCCCCGCCCGAGCTCGCAGTGATAAACGGCAAACAGCAGTACGTCCTCGTCTCGATTCCCAAGGGGCCGCCCAACGTGCACTTCCAGAGCTACGACTCGAACCTCCATGAAATAGGCGACATCAACACCTACCCGACCAGGATAACCGACCTCAAGAATTACGACGCCAGCAGAGTCCTCGGGGTCTTCACCATAGAGGCCAGCAACGTCCAGAGCTCCTACGAACAGTACATGAGGCAGCTCAGCTGGGAAAAGCAGGCCAACACGTTCTCCGTTGGGGTGTCCCTCTCCTTCAGCGGCACGCTGGGGAGCAAGGTTCTCACGGGGTTTGAGGGCTCCGTCCAGGGCGACTACAGCCACGAGAAGCTGACGACCCACGAGGTTACGTTCTCGAACGAGACTTCTGTGCTGGTCGCCTACGAGGGCAGGATAGACGAGGGGAGCAAGTGGTACAACGCGACAGGGGTCATCTACACGGACAGCGAAGATGGCCATCTCGTCCTCGACTTCTACGTCCCGAGCAAGGGCTCATACTACGAGGCGAGGGAGCTGAGCCCAATCTTCATAAACTTCGGGCTGTTCCGGATCAACCTCAACGCCCTTAAAGCACTGAACAATCCCCCGGAGTGCTCCATAGGTGCAACGCCGAACTCCGGCAAGATGCCCCTTGAGGTGGGCTTTAACCTGAACTTCAGCGACCCTGAGAACGGTTCGGTGAGGTGGGAGCTTGACTTTGGCGATGGCGCAACCCTTGAGGGCAACTACACCGAGCTGAGGCACGTTTATACCGGAGAAGGCACCTACAGGCTCTCACTCACCGTCTACGACATCTGGAACGCCAACTCGACGTGCAGTGCAACGATAAACGTCGAGCCCAACGAGAGGCCGGAGGCCCTCTTCAGCTACTCGCCGGCAGAACTCCGGGCCGGCGATGAAGTGAGCTTCGTGGACAGCTCCTCTGACCCTGACGGGAGCGTTGTGAGCTGGAGCTGGAACTTCGGCGACGGCAACTTCTCCGACGAGAGGAACCCGAGGCACGTCTACTCATCGCCCGGAGTTTACACCGTGATGCTAACTGTTGAGGACGAGAGCGGACTGAGGGGAAGCTATTACAAGGAGATAACCGTCCAGCCGAGGAACTACCTCCCAACGGCCGACTTCACCTTCCTGCCGAAGGAGCCGAAGGCAGGCGAAGAGGTGAGCTTCGCCGACAAGTCCTACGACAGGGACGGCAACATCATAAGCTGGAGCTGGGACTTTGGTGACGGTGCCACTTCGGGCGAGGCCGAGCCAACGCACACCTTCTCCAGCCCCGGTAACTACACGGTAACGCTAACCGTAAGGGACGAGGAGGGCGGAGAGGACGTCAGGAGGATTACCATAACCGTCTCCGAGGTCACTCCAGCGACGACCACCGAGACAGAGAGCAGCACTACCACGACGTCAACGACGCAGTCCACTTCCTCGACCGCAACGGAAACGGGCAGTCCCCCAACAACCCCCTCATCCGAGACTGCATCTCAGAGCTCGACACCAACAAGCAATCAGCCTTCTCCAACTGAATCCGGGGGAACCTGCGGGCCTGGAATTATGGCCCTTGTGGCAGTCTTAGCGGCGCTTTTCCGGAGGCGCTGA